In Microbacterium enclense, the DNA window GGGGCCGCGGAGCGAGGAGAAGAGGAAGACCTCGTCGTCGTCCGGTTCGAGGCGACTGATGGTGGCTGCCCGGAGAGCCCCGATCCGATAGAGGTTCGTCCGCCGGATGACGATGTGGCTCACCCGAGGCGTTTGCCCCGGAGGCATTCCGATGCCGATGTTTCCTTTGTAGTGACGTCGGTGTGCCTCTGGCGGCATTCGCTCTCCCTGGTTCTCGAGTGCGCGGTCATCTCATCATCGGTGTGGATCGACGGTCCCCAGCAATCGGGGGGTGGCCTCACTCCAACCACCCCAGGTCCAGGAGGGCGTCTCGCAGGGCGTCCCGATTGCCCGTGTACCGCGCGCCGACCTTGGCGCGGATGTTCCTCAAATGCGCGTGCACGGTGTGGATGCTGATCCCCAGAGCGAGCGACGCCTCCTCGACGCTGAGGGGTGTCTCTGTGCACAGCAAGCGCGCCACCTCCCGCTCGCGCGCGGTGAGCGCCGATCGGTTCGGCATGGGCGGAACGTGCCACCGTGCGAGAGCGGGGGAGAAGGCCTGGGGCGTCGCGCGCACGGGCGACGACAGCCCCCGTCGGACGAGGTCGATGAGCACGCGGATGTCTGCGCGGATGTCGAAGAGGGCCCAGACGCCGAACCTCGTCGCCAGATCCGACAGCTCTGCGCCCGCCGTCGTGTCGTAGCCGAGGATGATCCGGGCACCGCGGATGCTCAGTCGGCGGAGCACGCGCGGCAGGGTGTTGGGCGGCTCGTGGGCGCCGAGGAAGACGATGACCATCGCCCCCTCCGGTTCTTCCGGGTCTCCGGTGGCCACCGGCCAGGGCACGGTGGCAGCGAGGTGTTCCGCGACCGCGGTCCGCGCCATTCGATGGGATCCGACCACCCAGATGGGCGCATTTTCGGGGGATCTCGGCGGCGGCACGGCTGTTACGATCCCGCCATGATCTCGGGGGGGGACGACGACGGCGAGTGTCGACGTGGTCGATGATGTTCTGGCGCTGGGCGCGGCTTTGCGATCCGCGACGGTCTTGCGGCACGCACCCATCCGCGTGCGCACGGTGGCGCCCACCTGGGTGCAGTACGGGGCGGAGGTCTCCGACGTCGCGCGGTTCGTGGTCGTTCGCGCCGAGCTCGTCGACCACGTGCCGACGGTGCTGAAGGTCCGCGCTCTCCGCGCGGCCGGGGCGCGGCCTGTCGTCGTCAGCGACGACCCCGACGATGCCCACCGTGCACGCTTGCGCGAAGCCCGGGCGGAAGCCGTCCTGACGCGCGAGAACGATCTCGACGACCTCCTGGGAGTGCTGCAGGAAGAGGTCACGCCGCCCGAGGTGGAGGCCCCTGTCGAGCTTCCTCCGACGCACCTGTCTGATCGCCAGCTCCAGCTCGCTTGCTTGTACTGCAGCCACGGTGCGCCCTCGGCGAAGCACTTGGCCCGGTGGCTCGGGCTCCCGGTCTCATCCGTTCGGACGAATTTGCAACGCGCGCGACACGCGTTGGGCGCGTCCGATCGCGGTGAGTTGCGCCGACGCCTGATCGACGGCGGGTGGATGGACGGCCAGTCCGAGCGGCGTGCAGGGAATCTCATCGCTGTATCACCCCCTGCTGCTGAGTTGTTCTCGGCTGTTCACCCCGGTTGACCCGTACGCCCACCCGGGGTGGCCCGTGGTGCGTTTCTAGCAACTTCGATCGCTCGGGGGCGTCGTGACGCCTGGTGAACGACGACTGGCGCGAAATGGACGGGCCGCACGGGGTTGCGAAACGAGCCGGAGAAGCGGTCACCCCGCCGCGACGGCCATGTCTGGCGGCACGTCGCGGCGGGGTGACAGGTGCCTCAGGCCGCGGTCGCGGTTCCCGTGTAGTTGATGGTCCCCGCGCCACCCAGGAAGCTCGAGGTGACCACGCCGACACCCCAGACCGAGAACGTCCAGCTCAGCGTGACCGGGCATCGGATCTCGAGCAGGGTCGGCAGACCGATGAGGATGACCTCCGCGGTCACCGTGAGGCTCACCGGACGCACGGGGTTGCTGTTGAGCACGTAGGTGCCGCTGGGGAACGTGATGTTGTTGAACAGCAGTGTTCCCGGCAGTGCGCCGATCTGGCCGAGCGTTCCCGCCCCCGCCGACAGGCCGGTGCCGGTGTGGGTGGTTCCGTCGCTCATCGTCAGCGTGGCGCTCGTGACGATCGTCGTGTAGGCGGGCTGGAAAAGGCTCAGGTCGACGCCGCTGGCGTCCAGGCCCAGAGCCCCGACGAAAGCGAGAGCGCCCTTGTTCCCCACGACGACCGCTTGCGTGGTGATACCGCCCAGGACGCCGGCCTTGAGCTCCGGCGGACAGGTCGGACCCGATGCGGCAGCGATGGGGCTGGCGACTGCCAGTGCGACGACGGGTGCCGACCACGCGGCGCCCTTCAGGATCGTGCGCCGGTCGACGCCGGTCTTCTTCTCCACCATTTCTCCCCCAGGAGTGCGTTGTTCCGATCGACCATCGACCGGTAACGCGACGCTAGGGAGGCGGGTTTCGCGACGAAACCTGTGTCTACACGATGACTAGTTCACAGGGAGACATCGTCGACGTCGATCGGCCCACGAGCGGCGAGAGCCTGCCTCACGGCGTCGGCGAGCTCGAAGATCTGCGCACTCCCGCGCACGGGATCGGCGGGGATGGTGCCGTCCTGAGCGAGCAGCAGCGCGGAGGGCGTCGCCGAGAATCCGAGGAGCGAGGCGACCGCTCCGTCCGGGTCGCCGAGGCGGCCCTCGGGGCGGGGCGATGAGGCCCGTACCTTCTCGAGAAGGCGTACGCGGACTCTGCCTCCCAGGAGGGACCCGTCGGGGAGGGCGTCGATGACCTCGGCGCACGGCCCGCATCCGGTCTTCACGTGAACGAGGAGGACGGCGCCGTCGGTGGTCAAGGAGGGCAGGCGCACGGGGCGCCCGTCGCTCTCGTGCACCACGACGTCGGGGATCTCCAGCGTGCGGTTCTCGTGCGTGACGCTCTCGCGCGGCCGTCCCGGACCCGCCATGATGAGGGCGGTGACGCTCGCCGCGGCGAGGGCGGACGCTGCGACGGCGAGGAGGACGTCGGGGCGCGACTCCGATGCGTGGAAGACGGGCGACGCCGTGATCGGGTCGGCGATGAGTGCGACGACGCTGAGGAGCACGAGGAGACCGTTACGCACCACGGTGCGTCTGGTGAGGGGCTGCGTCGAACCGAAGCAATTGCACGCGACGGCATCACCGGAGAGGACGACACGGACCACGAGAGCGGTGAGGACGGCGAGGAGCAGGAACGCGATCGCCGCAGCAACCCACCACACGGGTGCGGGGAGGACGAGCATCGCGATGCCGAGCGCGATCTCGGCGAACGGGTACGACCGGTAGATCCACTCGCGCCGAAAGGCGGAGGGGACGCCGAGGGCGGCGAATGTGTCGCCGGTGGCGTCGTTCGCGCGCGTTTTGGCGACTCCGCTGGTCACGAAGGTCCCGGCGATGACCACGGTCGCGATGAGCTGCAGGATGTTCCAGACCGTCACGCCAGGAAGCTTAGGCGGCTGCGGCGCGCCCCTGTCGCCGTGGCGCGAGATGAAACAGTGCCACCCCCGACACGATCAGTGCGAGGGCGACGGCGAGGCCGGCGGTGACCGGCTCACCGAGGAGCGGGACCGCGATGACCGCTGTGAGCACGGGACTGAGTGCACCCGCGGTCGAGGCGAGACTGCTGCCCAGGTTTTTCACCGCGAGCACGTAGCAGGCGGTGGAGAGGAGGCCGGTGCCCACCCCCTGCACCAGCGCGTAGGTACCGATCTGCGGCCACGAGAGTGTGCCCGCGAGCAGGTGGGAGGGCAGTACGCCGGTGACGGCGAGCGCCAGTGCAGCGACGGTCGAGGTGACGCTGATCACGACGATCACGCTGATCAGGTCGAGCCGAACGGATGCCAGTCCCACCGTGTACAGCGCCCACACGAGGCCTGCGGTCACCAGCACGGCGATGCCGCCCAGATCGGCGGATCCGCCTCGGAGGGTCGCGCTGGCCCCGACCCCCGCAACGATCGCCGCGAGCGCGATCAGACGCCCGCGCGAGACGGGGGTGCGGTGGCGCAGGGCGAGCAGGAGCGTCACGAACAGCGGGACGGTCCCGGGTACGAGCAGAGCCGTCAATCCGGCGGAGGTGAGCTGCGCGCCCCACGCGAAGAGGAGGAAATGCGGGATGCCGGCGAGGAGTACCAGGGCGAGTGCGGAGCGGCCAGCGCCTCGGAGAGTACGAAAGGTCCGCGGGATCCACGGAGCGAGCAGGAGGGCAGGGACGGCGAAACGGAGGATCGCGGCATCCGCCGTCGTCAGCCCGGCCCCCTCGAGCGCTCGCGTGGACAGGGCGAACGCCGACCACAGCGCGATCACCCCGGCCAGGGCGGTCCCTCCCACGAGGGTCTGCCGGGACAGGGCATGGCGCGGGGAGAGCGCGAAGGTGGTCACACCGCGAGCGTAGGAACGACGGTGGCGCAGTCGATTGCGAAGATTGCCCCATATCCTCCTTTCTTGGCAGAATCTGCTTCGTGAGCGCCCTCGACAGCATCGATCTCCGCATCCTCCGAGAACTGCAGCAGGACGGCCGTCTCTCGAACCAAGATCTCGCCGACCGCGTCGGTCTTTCGCCGTCGCCGTGCCTGCGTCGTGTCCGGCAGCTCGAGCGGTCGGGAATCATCGAGGGATACCGCGCTGTCGTCTCCCCGAAAGCGGTCGACCTCACCATCACGGCGTTCGTCCGCCTCCGTCTCGCCTCACACGAGGGGTCCACGGTCGACGCCGTGGAAGAGCGACTGCGGTCCATCCCGCACATCGTCGAGGCGCACCTCCTCGCCGGCGACTGGGACTACCTCGTGCGCATCGTCACGCCGAGTTTCGAGGAGTACGAGCGTCTGCTGCGCGAGCACCTCCGCGGCATCCCGTCTCTCGCATCGATCGATACGACGTTCGCGTTCGGGGTGACCAAGCCCGTGTCTCCCTTGCCGCTGGGCTGATCGGCTGACGCGGGGAACGCACGCGGCGCCGATACGATGGCGACATCTGTGGCATCCGGGACCCGCCCCGGGTCGAGAGGAGCCCTGACGTGGATGACCTCGCCCGGTGGGCGGCGGCGCTGACGACGCTCGTCGGGCTCGGCCTGACGCTCGGGCTGAACCCGGCGCTGTACGGCGCGACGGCGGACATGCTCGCGCAGAACGTCCGCGTGGTCTCCCGCATGGCGTGGATGGTGGGAGGCCTCGCCACCGGTGCGACGATCCTCTACCTGCTGCTGCAGAGCTTCGACCCCACGGAGTTCGTGACCGCGGCCGAGAGGCGCACGACCGAGGCCGTGCTGGACCGGCGGGTCGACCTCGGTGCCGGGGCCCTGTTCCTCGCGGGGGCGGTGGCCATCGTCCTCTGGCGACTGCGTGTGCCGGTGCGGCACTCGCGGACCAAGCCCGTGAAGACTCGTGCCCGCTCGTGGAGCTACTACGTGCTCGGGGTGAGCTGTTCGATCGTCGGTTTCACGACGCTGCCGATCATGTACATGACCGGGCGCGTGGCTGACGGCGTCAGTGACCACCCCGTGCTGCGCTGGCTCGCGTACACGGTCTTCCTCGTCGCGCTCGCCGCGCCGTTCGTCCTGCTGGCGACCGCGTGGTTGCATTTCCCTGCGACGGCCGCTCGTGTGAACGGGTACTACACCCGCGCGATCGACATGGATCACCGCTGGCTGTACGCCGGGGTGCTCGGGGCAGCGGGGATTGCGTGCGTGGTGCTCGGCCTCCTGCCCGGTCGGTGACCGTCAGCGCTTCGCGCGCTCCTTGCGCACCTTCGCGACGACCTTGCGGCGCACCTTCTGCACCTTCGGGTCGGTCCAGACGCGATACGCGACGGTTCCCGCGGCGACTGCGCGACCGATCGCCGTCCGAGCGAGTACGGCACCCGCGAGGCCCACGGCCCCGGTTCCCACCCAGCGTGCAACTCCCATGGCATCCCTCGATCCGTTCGTGGACGACCTACGTAACGGGATGAACCTGGGGATGCCGCGATGCTTGCGCCCCGGGCCGCGATGTGTGTGAGGCGAGTCCTTGACGGGCTACTTGTATTTTGCAAGCATGTCGTCATGAGCCTCTTCATCTCCTGCCCCGTCGACGACGTCGAACGGGCGACGGCGTTCTACACCGCCCTCGGATGGACCCTCAACCCCGAGATGTCCGACCACAACGTGTCGTGCTTCGCGATCGCTGCCGAGCAGTACGTGATGCTGTCCAGCCGCGAGATGTACGCGAGCGTGGGCGGCGTGGAAGAGCTGATCGGCGGTCCCGACACCCCCTCGAAGGTCACGGTCTCGTTCGACCTGGACAGTCGGGAGGCTGTCGACGAACTGATCGAACGCGCGCGTGCCGCGGGAGGGCGGGTCGGCGACACCGACGACTATCCCTTCATGTACCAGCGCCAGTTCGACGACCCCGATGGCTACCACTACTCGCCGTTCTGGATGAAGCCGGCGGCCGACGCGGCACCGTGAGCGATCTCGCCGCCGCTCTCGACCTCGTCGGAGCGCGGTGGGCGCTCCTCATCGTGGAACGTCTGCTCGACGAGCCGCAGCGCTATGGCGACCTGCAGCGCGACCTCGGGGTGCCGACGAACATCCTCGCCACCCGCCTGCGCGAGCTGGAAGCCGCCGGAGTGCTCCGGCGCCTCCCTCTGCATCACAACACCCGCGCCTACGCGCTCACCGATCGCGGGCTGGCGCTGCGCGAGGCGATCGAGGCGCTGGCACGGTGGGGCGGCTCGCCGCGATGAGTGGGGGAGATGGCACGTTCGCGGCGACACGGCACCACACCACGACGTCTGGCGTGGTCCCCTCATGTGAGGGACGCGTTACCCCTCGCAGAACGCCGACATCGCCGGGGGCGAGCACCTCGCACACGTCGCCGTGGAGAACGCGGTGTCGGTGGGTGCCGGCCGAGCGGCGAACGGCGGGATACGCACGAGGGGGTGCCCGGCTCTCGCGAACCGGACACCCCCTCTTCGGCGTTACTTCTGAGCGTGGCGCCGTCGGCGGCTCGCGACCAGCAGCACGCCCCCCAGGAGCATCACGCCACCGGCGAGAACTGCCGGCAGCAGCTCAGGACTGCCCGTTTGCGCGAGCTTCTTCTGGTCCGGCGTGCTCCCATTCCCCTGGGGTTGCGTCGTCGGCGAGACGCTCGGCGACGGGGTGGGCGTCGGCTGGCCGGGCGCCGGCTCGCTGGGTGCCGCCTCCACGGTCAACTCGGTGAAGGCGAACATGGCGGGAGCAACCACGCCGATCGTGAGCCGGCCCGCCGGGATCGATGTCGGCACGACCCAGGCGAAGGTGACCGTACCGTCTTCCGCCACCGTTCCGGTGGCCAGGGGCTCGGTTTCGTTCGGGACACGGTACAGTCCTGCTTCGTCACCCGGCACGAAACCGGTGCCCGTGACCGTCACGGTGTCCCCAGCCGTGGCGGCCACGGCCGACAGCGACACGGCAGTGCCGTCGGTGTTCTGCGGCACGACCGACTCGCCCAACGGGTCATCGCCCGCTCGTTCGAGTTCGCCGTCGACGACGGTGTGCACGCCCGGCTGATCTTCGGTCGGGTGGCCCGGGGTGTCGTCGCACGCGTCGCCCACGCCGTCGCCGTCTTCGTCGCTCTGGCTGTAGTTGTACACGCCGGGGCAGTTGTCGCCGTCGGTCGTGGCGTCGCCGTCCTCGGTGATCATCACGGACACGCGGGCGACCGCGCTCTGCCCATCGTCCTGGGTGACACGCACGGCGGTGTTGCCGGCGAAGAGATCCAGGAACGTGTGGCTGACCTGCGCTCCGGCGTCGAGGGCGTCGAAGGTTCCGTCGTCGTCGAAGTCCCAGTCGAAACGCAGACCGTCACCGGAACCCGATACCGAACCGCGCGCATCGAAGTCGATGGTCGATCCCACCTTCTCCACCCACGGGCCCTGAAGCCACGCCTCGGGAGCCGCGTTCTCGGTACCGTCCGGCTCGTCCGCGGCGACGAGCTCGTCGTCCGCGGAGATCGAGAGCGACGCGTCACGCGCCGAGGCCGAGACTGCGCGGTTGTCCGCCTGAATCTGCTGCGCGCGCGGCAGCACGCCGAGCTTGGTCTCGAGGTACTCGCCGAGTTTGGCGTGACCTGTGATCCCGGGGTGATACCACTCCATCTTGTCGGCGCTGTACGAGTAGTCGACGTTGCTGTCACCGTTCTGGACCGTCTCGGTCTCGAAGAAGCGGTTGATCCATCGCTTCGGGTTGTTGAAACCCTGACCGGGGTACGGTTCGTGCCCGGCGAAGAGCTTGTCGACGCCGTCGACGAAGATCGCGCGATTTGCCGGGTTGGTCGCATTCCACGCATTCACGGCGTCAATCTGCATCTGACGCGCTTTGTCTGCCAGCGCACGGACGCCCTTCGACACGTCATACGTCTTGCGCATGAAGCAGATCTGCACATAGTCGCAGATCTCGAAGGAATCGGCCGTGGTCAAGTGCGGGTATCCGACGAGGACGATGTCGGCGCCCGGCTTCAGGCGGAAGGACAGGTTCTGGAAAATGCGCTGAGTCGCTGTTCCGACCTGTGGGACGCGGGCGTTGGCGACGTCGACATTCTGTCGGCAGTCGGACGCGGATCGTGAACCCAGAACAAAGCAGTAACGGACGATGTTCTGGAAGTTGACGTCGTTTCCGCCGATGGTGAAGATCGCCAGGTCGGTGTCCGGGTCCACCTGACGGATCTGATCGGCGAGGACGTCGACGGTTTCGGCGCCGCTGTGCGCGACCGACTCGTACTGAACCGGAAGATTCGGCTGCGAGGCCAGCCAGTTCGTGTAGATGGTTGCGTAGTTGTTATGGCTGCGATAAGCGCCGGGCTCGCCGTAGTAGCCGCCGGCACCGTTCCCGGCCGAGTAGGAATCACCCAGCTGCGTCACCTTGTACGGGCGAGTCCCAGACGGCTGCTGAGCCGCGGATGCTGGAGCGGCCAGAACGCCGGATGCCAGCAGAATGCCGGCGGCGGCGGCCGCGGAAATGAGCGCGCGTAAGCGCATGTGAACCCCCTTGCAGATCCCGCCCTCACGGGTCGCGCGAGAGCCGGGTTGCTCCTGGGAAAACGCTAGAAATGACGTTAGGGAGAGCTGAGTGCTGGAAACGTAAAAGAGGTACTTCTACCTAGGGAAATGACTCTCGGTGCTGTCCTCACAGGCGATAAGAAAATCCGCGTGACCGCATATCTTTTCGTCCCGGACGCCGTTTCTGGTCGAGGCGGCAAGGTGCGCTCAGCCGAGCGGTAGTCGAGCGTGAAGGGTGCTCCCGCGTTCGCCGATTCCGCCGGCGTTCGCGGTCAGCGTGCCCCCCAGGAGCACGGCCCGACGGGATAGACGGGCCAGCCCGGAGCGTCGAGAGGTCAGCTCCATTCCTGAGCCGTCGTCGACGATCGTCACATCGACCCACCCTGACTCCGTCACATCGATCCCGATGCGCACACACGAGGCGTCACCGTGCTTCAACGCGTTGGTGATCCCTTCTTCGACGACCTGGACGAGAAGCAGCCCGAGTCCATCGCCGTTGTCCACCGCGGCGCCGCCCACCCGAGCGTCCACCGCGAGCGCACCCGCACGGTAATCATCCTCGATGTGTATCGAGGTCGGCATCCGAGCGACCAACGCGTCGAGCGCCGCCTCGACGCCTCGATCGAGGTCGGCCGGGAACAGCCTCGACGTGAGATGGCGCAGGTGCTCGTCGCGGATGACCCGGAGAGATTCCGCGACCGGCGCGAGGTCGGCGGGGGTGGCCGCGGATGTGCCTTCCGCCCTCGCGATCAAGTGTCGAACGTGGGCCTCTGCGATGACGAGCGTTCCCTGAACGGTGCCGTGCAGCTCTTGTGCGACTTCCCGGCGCACACGGATCTCCTCGGCTCGCAGTTCATCGTGGGCAGCCAGTGCCAAGGCGTGATGGCGTTCTCGCTGCCGTTGTTCGACGCGCTGGCGACGCCACAGCAGGGCGACGACCAGCCCGATCGCCAACGTGACGAGCGTCGCTCCCGCCGTGGTCGCGATCTCGGCGACGACGACGGGCGCATCGAGGTGCGTGTAGAGGCCGACGGACACCTGCGCCACGGCGCGCAGCGCACCCGACACGGCAGCGATCATCACCGCGAGCACGACCCGCATGATCGACCGTCGCCGCCCGAGGTCGACCAGTATCGCCAACCCCAGGAGCACCGCGACCGTTCCCAGGTTGATGAGCCCGCGCGCGACGAGCTCGGACACAGGACTGGGAGCCGCGGCTCGAAGGTGCACGGAGAAGATGCCCAGTGCCATCACCGATTGGGTGGTGGTCGCCACGGCGAAAAGAGACCCCACCCCCGCGATGGTTACCGCGAGTACTCGACGCTCCGCGAGCACATCTGCGGCCTCCATCGTGGTCGTCGCCGACGAGGACGCCGAGGAGCGAACCATCATCGGGTGTTGTCCAGGAACAGGCAGGCGGCCGTCACTCGCGCGTTCGTGTGCGCCGTCGCGGTGATGCCGAGCGCGAGATAGACGGCGTTCACATGATTGTCGACCGACCTCACCGCGATGCCGAGCTCCGTGGCGATGGCGGCATTCGTGAATCCAGCGGCGAGCAGCTTCAGCACCTCGAGCTGTCGGCCGCTCAGGGCATCCAGCGGCCCGTTCGGCACGACGGCCCGCTTCTCTGCGAGGCTCCGGTCCAGGACGGGGCGCCCCTGGGCTGCGCTGTTCAACGCGTGCAGGAGAGAGGCGGCCGACAGTGCGGACGTCTTCGAAAGATAGCTCCAGGCATTACGTTCCGACCGGGGGAGCGCACGGAGACGGTGACTCGCATCCGCGGCGGACAGCACCACCACGTGCAGCTTCGGCGCCCGTGCTCTCAGTTGACGGGCGAGGTCGATGCCGTCACCGTCTCCGAGATCCAGGTCCATGAGCACGACGTCGATCTCGTCCG includes these proteins:
- a CDS encoding helix-turn-helix transcriptional regulator, with amino-acid sequence MARTAVAEHLAATVPWPVATGDPEEPEGAMVIVFLGAHEPPNTLPRVLRRLSIRGARIILGYDTTAGAELSDLATRFGVWALFDIRADIRVLIDLVRRGLSSPVRATPQAFSPALARWHVPPMPNRSALTAREREVARLLCTETPLSVEEASLALGISIHTVHAHLRNIRAKVGARYTGNRDALRDALLDLGWLE
- a CDS encoding DMT family transporter, whose translation is MTTFALSPRHALSRQTLVGGTALAGVIALWSAFALSTRALEGAGLTTADAAILRFAVPALLLAPWIPRTFRTLRGAGRSALALVLLAGIPHFLLFAWGAQLTSAGLTALLVPGTVPLFVTLLLALRHRTPVSRGRLIALAAIVAGVGASATLRGGSADLGGIAVLVTAGLVWALYTVGLASVRLDLISVIVVISVTSTVAALALAVTGVLPSHLLAGTLSWPQIGTYALVQGVGTGLLSTACYVLAVKNLGSSLASTAGALSPVLTAVIAVPLLGEPVTAGLAVALALIVSGVALFHLAPRRQGRAAAA
- a CDS encoding Lrp/AsnC family transcriptional regulator, with the protein product MSALDSIDLRILRELQQDGRLSNQDLADRVGLSPSPCLRRVRQLERSGIIEGYRAVVSPKAVDLTITAFVRLRLASHEGSTVDAVEERLRSIPHIVEAHLLAGDWDYLVRIVTPSFEEYERLLREHLRGIPSLASIDTTFAFGVTKPVSPLPLG
- a CDS encoding VOC family protein, which gives rise to MSLFISCPVDDVERATAFYTALGWTLNPEMSDHNVSCFAIAAEQYVMLSSREMYASVGGVEELIGGPDTPSKVTVSFDLDSREAVDELIERARAAGGRVGDTDDYPFMYQRQFDDPDGYHYSPFWMKPAADAAP
- a CDS encoding helix-turn-helix domain-containing protein, with the translated sequence MSDLAAALDLVGARWALLIVERLLDEPQRYGDLQRDLGVPTNILATRLRELEAAGVLRRLPLHHNTRAYALTDRGLALREAIEALARWGGSPR
- a CDS encoding GDSL-type esterase/lipase family protein, whose product is MRLRALISAAAAAGILLASGVLAAPASAAQQPSGTRPYKVTQLGDSYSAGNGAGGYYGEPGAYRSHNNYATIYTNWLASQPNLPVQYESVAHSGAETVDVLADQIRQVDPDTDLAIFTIGGNDVNFQNIVRYCFVLGSRSASDCRQNVDVANARVPQVGTATQRIFQNLSFRLKPGADIVLVGYPHLTTADSFEICDYVQICFMRKTYDVSKGVRALADKARQMQIDAVNAWNATNPANRAIFVDGVDKLFAGHEPYPGQGFNNPKRWINRFFETETVQNGDSNVDYSYSADKMEWYHPGITGHAKLGEYLETKLGVLPRAQQIQADNRAVSASARDASLSISADDELVAADEPDGTENAAPEAWLQGPWVEKVGSTIDFDARGSVSGSGDGLRFDWDFDDDGTFDALDAGAQVSHTFLDLFAGNTAVRVTQDDGQSAVARVSVMITEDGDATTDGDNCPGVYNYSQSDEDGDGVGDACDDTPGHPTEDQPGVHTVVDGELERAGDDPLGESVVPQNTDGTAVSLSAVAATAGDTVTVTGTGFVPGDEAGLYRVPNETEPLATGTVAEDGTVTFAWVVPTSIPAGRLTIGVVAPAMFAFTELTVEAAPSEPAPGQPTPTPSPSVSPTTQPQGNGSTPDQKKLAQTGSPELLPAVLAGGVMLLGGVLLVASRRRRHAQK
- a CDS encoding response regulator transcription factor produces the protein MSTVRVAVVEDQPLYRQMLTGLLHAAPGTTVRASASSAAEGRALPADEIDVVLMDLDLGDGDGIDLARQLRARAPKLHVVVLSAADASHRLRALPRSERNAWSYLSKTSALSAASLLHALNSAAQGRPVLDRSLAEKRAVVPNGPLDALSGRQLEVLKLLAAGFTNAAIATELGIAVRSVDNHVNAVYLALGITATAHTNARVTAACLFLDNTR